A single genomic interval of Alteromonas sp. BL110 harbors:
- a CDS encoding homocysteine S-methyltransferase family protein, producing the protein MSQKTNSNAQATLTEAAKQRILILDGAMGTMIQRHKLEEEDYRGTQFADWHCDVKGNNDLLVLTQPDIIYQIHCDYFEAGADIIETNTFNATTIAMADYDMQAQSRDINVAAAKLARKAADLYTAKTPDKPRFVAGVLGPTNRTASISPDVNDPGKRNVTFDELVEAYSESTEALIEGGADLIMLETIFDTLNAKAAAFAVESVFEKLGMSLPVMISGTITDASGRTLSGQTAEAFYYSMRHISPFSFGLNCALGPDLLRQYVDEVANVSECFISAHPNAGLPNEFGEYDMEGPEMAEHIKEWAQSGLVNVVGGCCGSTPEHIRDIANAVEGIAPRKVPVFEPKMRLSGLEPFVH; encoded by the coding sequence GTGAGCCAAAAAACAAATTCAAACGCGCAGGCAACGCTTACAGAAGCCGCAAAACAGCGCATTCTTATATTAGACGGTGCAATGGGAACCATGATCCAGCGCCACAAATTGGAAGAAGAAGATTATCGCGGAACACAGTTTGCCGACTGGCACTGCGACGTAAAGGGTAACAACGATTTATTGGTGCTTACCCAGCCAGACATTATTTACCAGATTCATTGTGATTACTTTGAAGCTGGCGCGGATATTATAGAAACGAATACCTTCAACGCGACTACTATCGCTATGGCCGATTATGATATGCAGGCACAATCTCGCGATATCAATGTGGCTGCGGCTAAGTTAGCGCGCAAAGCGGCTGACCTGTACACTGCAAAAACACCTGATAAACCTCGCTTCGTGGCCGGTGTGTTAGGTCCCACAAACCGCACGGCGTCTATTTCACCTGATGTTAACGACCCAGGTAAGCGCAATGTCACGTTCGACGAATTAGTGGAAGCGTATAGCGAATCTACCGAAGCTCTCATTGAAGGCGGTGCTGACTTAATCATGCTTGAAACTATTTTCGATACGTTAAACGCCAAAGCGGCAGCATTCGCCGTAGAGTCGGTATTTGAAAAACTAGGTATGTCTTTACCCGTGATGATATCAGGTACTATCACTGATGCTTCAGGGCGTACGCTCTCTGGGCAAACCGCGGAAGCATTTTACTACTCAATGCGACATATTAGCCCGTTTTCCTTCGGCTTAAACTGCGCACTGGGGCCAGACCTATTGCGTCAATACGTAGATGAAGTTGCTAATGTGAGTGAGTGCTTCATATCCGCACACCCTAATGCAGGTTTGCCTAACGAATTTGGTGAATACGATATGGAAGGGCCTGAAATGGCCGAACACATCAAAGAATGGGCGCAATCCGGGCTTGTAAATGTTGTTGGTGGCTGTTGCGGTAGTACCCCAGAGCACATTCGCGATATTGCCAATGCGGTTGAAGGTATTGCGCCGCGTAAGGTACCTGTATTTGAACCTAAAATGCGTTTGTCAGGCCTAGAGCCGTTTGTACACTAG
- the metA gene encoding homoserine O-acetyltransferase MetA, whose translation MPIRIPEQLPAQNVLLGENIFTMDMDRAANQDIRPLEVGILNLMPNKIETEVQLLRLLSNTPLQINVDLIRIDNQAPKNTPQSHMDAFYHDFSAVANKKYDGLIVTGAPLALIDYEEVKYWETMTTILEWAQRHVNSTLYLCWAAHAAMYHFYGITRELRDEKFSGVFKHKVNDPNNELLRGFDPTFYAPHSRYGHIDTSLYNSVDGINVVAESEDVGAYIVASEDKRMVFVTGHPEYDPDTLKDEYLRDVAAGQTPAVPKNYFEGDDPAKSPIVQWRSHGSLLFTNWLNYYVYQTTPFDLSQLAEKPQPKR comes from the coding sequence ATGCCAATTCGTATTCCTGAGCAGTTACCCGCACAGAATGTACTACTAGGTGAAAATATTTTCACCATGGACATGGATAGGGCTGCCAATCAGGATATTCGTCCCCTTGAAGTCGGCATTCTCAATTTGATGCCGAACAAGATAGAAACAGAAGTCCAATTACTTCGCCTGTTGTCGAATACGCCGTTACAAATAAACGTAGACTTGATTCGAATTGATAATCAAGCGCCAAAAAATACCCCTCAGTCGCATATGGATGCCTTTTATCACGACTTTTCAGCGGTAGCCAATAAGAAATACGACGGCCTTATTGTTACTGGCGCGCCCCTTGCGCTGATTGATTATGAAGAAGTGAAGTATTGGGAAACCATGACCACAATATTGGAATGGGCACAGCGTCACGTTAATTCTACTCTGTATTTATGTTGGGCTGCTCATGCCGCTATGTATCACTTTTATGGTATTACTCGAGAACTTAGAGACGAAAAATTTTCAGGTGTCTTTAAACATAAAGTGAACGATCCTAATAACGAACTATTAAGAGGCTTTGACCCAACGTTCTATGCGCCACATTCTCGTTATGGACATATCGATACCTCTCTCTATAACAGTGTTGATGGTATAAATGTGGTAGCAGAATCTGAGGATGTAGGCGCTTATATTGTGGCGTCAGAAGATAAGCGTATGGTATTTGTAACAGGGCATCCAGAATACGACCCTGATACGCTTAAAGACGAGTACTTACGCGACGTCGCCGCGGGTCAAACCCCAGCAGTACCCAAAAATTATTTTGAAGGGGATGATCCAGCCAAGTCTCCTATTGTACAGTGGCGCTCACACGGCAGCCTCTTGTTTACTAACTGGCTGAATTATTATGTCTACCAGACCACGCCTTTCGATTTAAGTCAGCTTGCTGAAAAGCCACAGCCAAAGAGGTAG
- a CDS encoding DUF2802 domain-containing protein encodes MDWQLAAPTLIELILCGFIIVLAVAVSILYSHVKQLRTALSDSDKNSTSAIARIEALAKNANNQQTEAQARTLVITRHLQELDEKQADIENQLRELKLQDPSLRLYQRAADLVKQGASIEEIIEACDIPRAEAEMLMMVHKQNC; translated from the coding sequence ATGGATTGGCAGCTTGCTGCACCTACCTTAATTGAACTTATTTTGTGCGGTTTTATCATTGTGCTTGCTGTTGCGGTAAGTATCCTCTATTCGCACGTTAAGCAGTTACGTACAGCTTTAAGCGATAGTGATAAAAATAGTACCTCTGCTATTGCGCGAATTGAGGCGCTCGCAAAAAATGCAAATAATCAACAAACCGAGGCGCAAGCACGCACTCTGGTCATTACTCGCCATCTTCAAGAGCTAGATGAAAAGCAAGCCGATATAGAAAATCAGCTTCGTGAACTCAAGCTGCAAGACCCTTCACTACGTCTATATCAGCGCGCTGCAGACTTAGTTAAGCAAGGCGCTAGCATTGAGGAAATAATCGAGGCCTGTGACATTCCCCGCGCCGAAGCCGAGATGTTAATGATGGTGCATAAACAAAACTGCTAG
- a CDS encoding chemotaxis protein CheW — protein sequence MSDERMNNNASDSNDEVLQWVTYRLGEETYGINVMQVQEVLRYTEIAPVPGAPDYVLGIINLRGNVVTVIDTRARFGLPPTEITDNTRIVIIESDEQVVGILVDSVAEVVYLKSSEIDSAPNVGTEESAKFIQGVSNRDGELLILVDLNKLLSDEEWDELSSI from the coding sequence ATGAGCGACGAAAGAATGAATAATAACGCTAGCGACAGTAACGATGAAGTCCTTCAATGGGTGACGTATCGCTTAGGTGAAGAAACTTACGGTATTAACGTAATGCAAGTACAAGAAGTGCTGCGTTATACCGAAATAGCCCCTGTACCCGGTGCGCCCGATTATGTGCTTGGTATTATCAACTTGCGTGGTAACGTGGTAACCGTCATTGATACCCGTGCGCGTTTTGGGCTTCCACCAACGGAAATCACAGACAACACTCGTATAGTGATTATTGAGTCTGACGAACAGGTTGTCGGTATCTTAGTGGATAGCGTCGCCGAAGTGGTGTACTTAAAATCTTCAGAAATCGACAGCGCACCTAACGTTGGTACTGAAGAAAGTGCTAAATTTATCCAAGGCGTTAGCAATCGTGATGGCGAACTGCTTATTCTTGTTGATTTAAATAAATTGCTAAGCGACGAAGAGTGGGATGAGCTTAGCAGTATCTAA
- a CDS encoding chemotaxis protein CheW, with protein sequence MSKQSPFAREEVMEAYLDSLLKEPETPEDVTARTAKLLEQASQRMAESTLVSTDSDSEAHVNKEEALAQEVSSLIESRNSQTIDSEKQHSSVDVPVKTEEESEVSAPKSLKIPLKDTLGFRFQALFFEVAGLTLAVPLTSLGGIHQIEKIGPLFGKPDWFMGVMLHRESKLSVVDSAKWVMPEKYDENLAQSLNYRYLIMLGESAWGLASEKLVNTVNLTTDDVKWRESTGKRPWLAGMVKEKMCALIDVEELISMLNKGLGSNDQTP encoded by the coding sequence ATGAGCAAGCAATCGCCATTTGCCCGTGAAGAAGTAATGGAGGCATACCTAGACAGTCTTCTGAAAGAGCCTGAAACTCCTGAAGATGTCACTGCGCGTACGGCAAAATTGCTTGAGCAGGCCTCTCAGCGAATGGCTGAGTCAACGCTCGTCTCAACGGATAGCGATAGTGAAGCGCATGTCAATAAGGAAGAAGCGTTAGCACAAGAGGTTTCTTCGCTAATTGAAAGTCGAAATTCACAGACGATTGATAGCGAAAAGCAGCATTCATCGGTTGATGTACCTGTTAAGACTGAAGAAGAAAGTGAGGTAAGTGCTCCTAAGAGTTTAAAAATTCCACTAAAGGATACTCTCGGTTTCCGCTTTCAGGCGCTATTCTTTGAGGTTGCAGGGCTTACACTAGCGGTTCCCTTAACTTCGCTAGGGGGCATCCACCAAATTGAAAAAATAGGCCCTTTATTTGGAAAACCTGACTGGTTTATGGGTGTAATGTTGCACAGAGAGTCTAAACTAAGTGTTGTTGACTCTGCAAAATGGGTAATGCCAGAAAAATACGATGAAAACCTCGCACAATCGCTCAACTACCGATATCTTATAATGTTAGGAGAGAGTGCGTGGGGACTAGCAAGCGAAAAGCTTGTAAACACGGTCAATTTGACTACCGATGACGTAAAATGGCGCGAGTCCACAGGTAAACGTCCCTGGTTAGCAGGGATGGTTAAAGAAAAAATGTGTGCGTTAATTGACGTTGAAGAATTAATATCTATGCTTAACAAAGGCTTAGGCAGTAACGACCAGACGCCATAG
- a CDS encoding ParA family protein yields the protein MKVWTVANQKGGVGKTTTTVSLGGLLAQKGKRVLMIDTDPHASLSYYFGIDAEATSHSVYDIFIKSNEITADNVMDCLSPTKLDNLYVLPATMALATLDRTMGSEQGMGLVLKKALAKIASEFDFAIIDCPPVLGVLMVNALAACDKVIVPTQTEYLALKGLDRMIRTMEIMGRSLDKSFDTLIIPTMFDKRTNAALASRKRLMSDYGERVWEGVIPVDTHFRDASLVQLPISAAYPKTRGVNAYDKLLAVLEK from the coding sequence ATGAAAGTGTGGACTGTGGCAAATCAAAAAGGCGGGGTAGGTAAAACTACTACAACCGTAAGCCTTGGCGGCTTGCTCGCTCAAAAGGGCAAGCGAGTGCTTATGATAGATACCGATCCCCACGCATCGCTTAGTTACTATTTTGGTATTGATGCAGAAGCGACAAGCCATTCTGTTTACGACATTTTTATTAAGTCTAACGAGATTACTGCCGATAATGTAATGGACTGTCTCAGTCCTACAAAGCTCGACAATCTATATGTGCTACCCGCTACCATGGCATTAGCGACGTTAGACAGAACCATGGGAAGCGAGCAGGGGATGGGCTTAGTGCTAAAAAAAGCACTTGCTAAAATAGCCAGTGAGTTCGACTTTGCTATCATCGACTGCCCCCCTGTTTTGGGAGTGCTAATGGTTAATGCCCTAGCGGCATGTGATAAGGTTATTGTTCCGACTCAGACAGAATATTTGGCGCTTAAAGGCTTAGATAGAATGATACGCACTATGGAAATAATGGGGCGTTCATTAGATAAGTCTTTTGATACCCTAATTATTCCTACTATGTTCGATAAACGAACAAACGCCGCACTAGCGTCGAGAAAGCGTTTAATGAGTGATTACGGTGAACGTGTATGGGAAGGTGTCATCCCGGTGGATACTCATTTTAGGGATGCGAGTCTGGTACAGCTTCCTATCTCTGCTGCGTATCCTAAGACAAGAGGTGTAAATGCCTACGATAAACTGTTAGCCGTATTGGAGAAATAA
- a CDS encoding protein-glutamate methylesterase/protein-glutamine glutaminase codes for MVFKVLVVDDSTFYRRRVREILEGDRELEVIGEARNGRDALDKAEALKPDVITMDVEMPVMDGISAVKAIMDKRPTPILMFSSLTHHGAQATLDALEAGALDFLPKKFEDIAKDRKDASRLLCTKVRLIARRGLGVKRPSLRTAETRKLPDNAPKQAFFKTSGLLSGHRGADKQPTVSSVRATGKQYRCLAIGASTGGPVALQKVLSPLPADFPYPILLVQHMPGTFTTAFAQRLDTNCKIKVKEAEHGDILAPGHAYLAPGGKQMLLESIGSKKRISIVDASQSDKVNYKPSVDLTFSSLAKVYGGDVLGIILTGMGADGREGCRILKDKGATIWAQDQDSCVVYGMPQAVAVANISSKNINIDDISSCVQTEMR; via the coding sequence ATGGTCTTTAAAGTCCTAGTCGTGGACGACTCGACTTTTTATCGCCGTCGAGTAAGAGAAATTCTCGAAGGGGATAGAGAACTCGAGGTTATAGGTGAAGCAAGAAACGGACGTGATGCATTAGACAAAGCGGAAGCTCTTAAGCCTGATGTAATAACAATGGACGTTGAAATGCCTGTTATGGACGGTATTTCGGCCGTTAAGGCTATTATGGATAAACGTCCGACGCCGATTTTAATGTTTTCATCATTAACACATCATGGCGCGCAGGCAACGCTAGATGCGTTGGAAGCTGGCGCGCTCGATTTTTTACCCAAGAAATTCGAAGACATAGCCAAAGATAGAAAAGATGCGTCGCGATTACTTTGCACTAAAGTCAGGTTGATCGCGCGAAGAGGTCTGGGCGTGAAGCGCCCATCTCTTCGCACAGCAGAGACGAGAAAACTTCCTGACAACGCGCCCAAACAAGCTTTTTTCAAAACATCGGGTTTGCTTTCTGGTCATAGAGGCGCCGACAAGCAGCCTACCGTTTCCTCAGTGAGAGCAACGGGTAAACAGTACAGATGTTTAGCTATTGGGGCGTCCACAGGTGGACCGGTTGCACTTCAAAAAGTGCTTTCTCCATTACCTGCAGATTTTCCTTACCCTATTTTACTCGTGCAGCATATGCCCGGGACTTTCACTACTGCATTTGCACAGCGTTTAGATACTAACTGTAAAATTAAAGTGAAAGAAGCAGAGCATGGCGATATTTTAGCACCTGGGCACGCTTATCTTGCCCCTGGAGGAAAGCAAATGTTGCTTGAATCTATCGGTAGCAAAAAGCGAATTTCCATCGTTGATGCAAGCCAGTCTGATAAGGTGAATTATAAGCCAAGTGTAGACCTGACCTTTAGCTCGCTGGCTAAAGTCTATGGGGGCGACGTGCTTGGTATCATCTTAACGGGTATGGGGGCAGATGGTAGAGAGGGTTGTCGAATACTCAAGGATAAGGGCGCGACTATTTGGGCGCAAGACCAAGACTCCTGTGTGGTTTACGGTATGCCTCAAGCTGTCGCTGTGGCTAATATATCGAGTAAAAACATTAATATTGATGATATAAGCAGTTGCGTTCAAACCGAAATGCGATAG